In a genomic window of Cydia fagiglandana chromosome 8, ilCydFagi1.1, whole genome shotgun sequence:
- the LOC134666666 gene encoding post-GPI attachment to proteins factor 2-like: MVIDAQVQSAPIVDVPEENDRTNHSCNKVRIVKTLDLQGILWQCGLREICLAALWLPLGALIFCYVTASIFQADDIHETHCRVYNVVPSISAITGISPQRYVWRICIAFHLGPRLLIGSLYYNYHKQRNAHIIEDKVRLQATQLGEACYWLNLVELCALTGVTYVSNRENYFVHEKIFIVFMIAALLHMLCRARVGSIASDTVESLRTNKLVWTLFYVAIAATVGLIVFFLRHRLLCRPLAFTYFSVCEYILATANMAFHALVVRDLPLHEVHVVCPTNRKAD, from the exons ATGGTAATTGACGCACAAGTACAGTCGGCGCCGATCGTGGATGTGCCTGAAGAGAATGACCGCACAAACCACTCGTGCAACAAAGTTAGGATTGTTAAGACATTAGACTTGCAG GGAATACTTTGGCAATGCGGCCTAAGGGAGATCTGCTTGGCTGCTCTTTGGCTTCCACTTGGTGCTTTAATATTTTGTTATGTGACAGCGTCTATATTCCAAGCAGATGATATTCATGAAACTCACTGTAGG GTTTACAACGTAGTACCCTCAATAAGTGCGATTACCGGCATCAGCCCGCAGCGGTACGTGTGGAGAATATGCATAGCCTTCCACCTCGGACCGAGGCTGCTTATCGGCTCCCTCTATTATAACTACCATAAGCAGCGGAACGCGCATATTATTGAAGATAAG GTTAGATTGCAAGCGACGCAATTAGGAGAAGCCTGCTACTGGCTCAACTTGGTAGAGCTGTGCGCCCTCACCGGGGTCACATATGTTTCCAATAGGGAAAATTACT TTGTACACGAGAAGATATTCATAGTATTCATGATAGCCGCGCTTCTGCACATGCTGTGCCGCGCGCGCGTCGGCAGTATAGCCAGCGACACCGTGGAGTCGCTGCGGACCAACAAGCTAGTGTGGACACTGTTCTACGTGGCCATAGCGGCCACCGTGGGACTGATCGTGTTCTTCCTGAGGCACCGACTACTGTGCAGGCCTTTAG CTTTCACCTATTTCTCAGTCTGCGAGTACATCCTGGCAACAGCCAACATGGCCTTCCACGCTTTAGTGGTGAGGGATTTGCCTCTTCACGAGGTACACGTCGTTTGCCCCACAAATCGGAAGGCGGACTAA